TCCAATCTTTAGCTGAAGGGTATCTTCTCCTTTGTGAACGGTCACGCTTTGGTTGCTTTCGTCCCAGATCACTTCTTCGGCCCCCAGAGCTAAGGATACATGATGAACAGGCATCATGGTACGGCCCACGCCTCCAGGTAAAGGTTTGATAAAGGGCGCCACATCCGTTGGGTAAGAAATACCGTCTTTCACATAGCCGGTTTCATCAATGAAAAAGATCACTTCTGAAGAAACCGATGGAGTTTCCGGTTCTTCCGGTTCAGCAGGTTCAGCAGGTTCAGCAGGTTCAGCAGGTTCTTCCGGAGTTTCCGGTTCTTCAATTACTTCTTCTTCTTTTTTTTCTTTCGGCTTTTCTTCCTGTTTTTCTTCTTCTTCAAAATGACCAGGCATGTCTTCTCTTAGCCACTCATCGCCGGTTTTCTCCGGCCCAACGACTCCTGCAAAATTGAGGGTTTCGGCCGTAGCGCCTCCGGTCCAAGCTTCAATGCGAACCGTGGCATGACCACCAGCCGTAGCTTCGGCATAGATGGGGATTTGATACCCTGCTTTCTCGTTGATGCTCTCATCTTTTTCCAGGGTTACCTGAAGGGTTCTGCTGGTAACTCGACTC
Above is a window of Tindallia californiensis DNA encoding:
- a CDS encoding stalk domain-containing protein — encoded protein: MKQRASILLMLILLATSAVTYAASENSVNYTPRVRVDHLFTQEDAPRLRIEESNLGDFREDERIRLHLENAEWKNIDQIPADTQVRGSATGVRVSRVTSRTLQVTLEKDESINEKAGYQIPIYAEATAGGHATVRIEAWTGGATAETLNFAGVVGPEKTGDEWLREDMPGHFEEEEKQEEKPKEKKEEEVIEEPETPEEPAEPAEPAEPAEPEEPETPSVSSEVIFFIDETGYVKDGISYPTDVAPFIKPLPGGVGRTMMPVHHVSLALGAEEVIWDESNQSVTVHKGEDTLQLKIGESEMLLNHEVVTMDTPAIIQPTGDGLGRTMIPVAHLAQALGVEYQWNPEDRSVTFQPLFHP